One genomic window of Arachis stenosperma cultivar V10309 chromosome 10, arast.V10309.gnm1.PFL2, whole genome shotgun sequence includes the following:
- the LOC130956339 gene encoding F-box protein At1g10780 — MSMESLPDALLQYILSHISNARDVAACNCVSKRWKDATTYVRTLYFPRNSFDNPSSGEIPDNIVQRMVSNVVKLEELVVYSPFSPSGLASWLSLVGQSLAQLELRMDNLADNQASRESPSKLDCIGAAKNLVSLKLWGVLMINSPKWDVFQNLSTLEIIGARLEDPVLTVVLLACPYLKRLLLLGCEGVRSISIELPYLEECKLDFYGLGNCSLSLISPKIESLEVQGCSWIRVPETGHLKKLSISNSSGRVYMIDFGNLNVLEFLSMRGVQWCWDAICKMLKLASEVKHLFMKVEFTGDFEALQPFPEIDFVEFFNSHPKLQKFDIHGAMFAALCQRNSLKHVDPGFVIPCLEEAVITVRSPLNAEQKISTLESLLKYGKNLRTMVIKILQMKSCHTSADDFFDEICRLRYMNHEKVRIE, encoded by the exons ATGT CTATGGAATCTCTCCCCGATGCCCTACTTCAATACATCTTGTCCCATATCAGTAATGCTCGTGATGTAGCAGCTTGTAACTGTGTTTCTAAGCGATGGAAAGATGCAACAACTTATGTCAGAACTCTCTATTTTCCTCGCAACTCATTTGATAACCCCTCCAGTGGTGAAATTCCGGACAACATTGTGCAGAGAATGGTATCAAATGTTGTAAAATTAGAAGAGTTAGTGGTATATAGCCCTTTCTCCCCTTCAGGCCTTGCTTCATGGCTGTCTCTTGTAGGTCAATCACTCGCTCAGCTTGAGCTTCGAATGGACAACCTTGCTGATAACCAGGCATCACGTGAAAGTCCATCAAAGTTGGACTGCATTGGGGCAGCAAAGAATTTGGTGTCTCTAAAATTGTGGGGTGTTTTAATGATAAATTCGCCAAAATGGGATGTCTTCCAAAATCTTAGCACCCTTGAAATAATTGGTGCAAGATTGGAGGATCCTGTATTGACTGTGGTGCTTCTAGCATGTCCTTATCTTAAACGGTTGCTGTTGCTTGGATGTGAGGGGGTTAGATCAATTTCAATTGAGCTGCCATATTTAGAGGAGTGTAAGCTTGATTTTTATGGTCTGGGAAACTGTTCACTTTCTCTTATCTCTCCGAAAATTGAATCCCTTGAGGTACAAGGCTGTAGTTGGATCAGGGTCCCTGAAACCGGGCATTTGAAGAAGCTTTCAATTTCCAACAGTTCGG GGAGGGTATACATGATAGATTTCGGAAACCTCAATGTTCTGGAGTTCCTGTCGATGCGGGGAGTCCAATGGTGCTGGGATGCAATATGTAAAATGCTGAAATTGGCAAGTGAGGTGAAGCATCTTTTTATGAAGGTTGAATTCACAGGGGACTTTGAGGCTCTGCAACCCTTTCCAGAGATTGATTTTGTTGAATTTTTCAATAGCCATCCAAAGCTGCAGAAGTTTGATATCCATGGAGCTATGTTCGCAGCTCTGTGCCAGAGGAACAGTCTGAAACAT GTTGATCCTGGGTTTGTCATCCCATGTTTGGAGGAGGCTGTAATCACTGTAAGATCACCACTAAATGCTGAACAGAAAATCAGTACTCTTGAATCCTTGTTGAAGTATGGGAAAAATTTGAGGACCATGGTTATAAAgattcttcaaatgaagagctGCCACACCAGTGCTGATGATTTTTTTGATGAGATTTGCCGCTTGAGATACATGAACCATGAGAAGGTACGAATAGAATAA